The following proteins come from a genomic window of Spea bombifrons isolate aSpeBom1 chromosome 10, aSpeBom1.2.pri, whole genome shotgun sequence:
- the LRRC56 gene encoding leucine-rich repeat-containing protein 56 has protein sequence MPAMSHMDRTLDVRPSTGSVRITDFGWQGLLNPSPLTQEDDESLVDEYLSPAKLQALTGLEDLTKLKTLQMCVDTRDHTLGNFGTYMPNLRELKLNNSLIVSIRDLGTSLSKLEVLWMARCGLTDLDGISSLCSLKELYLAYNDLSELSQLSMLENLEILDLEGNNLDHISELQYPAMCTKLTTLTLEGNPICTQPNSEGSESADYNYRSTVKNMIPHLKLLDDVPADQLNPTSPRTPSHDWQMVKDYIKDNVGRQVNAALGLGTTQKNTNARPSTAQPTLLRRPFSTARPTSAGRPATSFQGSGRDPLAEHTEDGTAEDEASDLTHGVGRVLCGNPIKALRARKAKLGPLGNKPKNTCEPDVALDKDRDDVFAELRAWREKHNVLLQRIQEQRAPQVLTINHSDEEGSHSICSSSDDELSEPWDLGCLVRVTPEISSPSSQSLTGCLNPEEMPLQDAHCVPSPPITPCPPESFNHRQNKRSDIRARRFRKEANQSGTNTTRKMTASACVGDEAFPLTEFEGNYLKIQADPKSHEEKNKELNRRIFYRPPNDRSSRDSNSPNRPPSHQPVIRSSTKTPEKPSPPRAITTKETLQRLPNRPVILPRNKNI, from the exons ATGCCTG CAATGTCACACATGGATAGGACATTAGATGTACGTCCCAGCACAGGAAGCGTCAGAATAACAGATTTTGGATGGCAAGGTCTACTAAACCCAAGTCCGCTAACTCAAGAAGATGATGAAAGTCTTGTTGATGAGTACCTGTCACCAGCTAAACTA CAAGCTCTTACAGGGTTGGAGGATCTGACAAAACTTAAGACACTCCAGATGTGTGTGGACACCAGGGATCACACCCTTGGGAATTTTG GAACTTACATGCCAAACCTAAGAGAGCTGAAACTGAACAACAGTCTTATAGTGTCCATCAG aGACCTTGGTACATCATTATCGAAACTGGAGGTGCTATGGATGGCTCGATGTGGTCTTACAGATCTTGATGGCATCTCTTCCTTATGTTCCTTAAAG GAACTCTACCTAGCCTACAATGATCTGAGTGAGCTCAGTCAGCTTAGCATGTTGGAGAACCTGGAGATCCTGGATTTAGAGGGGAACAACCTGGACCATATTAGTGAGCTTCAGTACCCGGCCATGTGCACCAAGTTAACTACACTCACCCTAGAGGGCAACCCCATTTGCACCCAGCCAAACTCAGAGGGGTCAGAG TCTGCAGATTATAATTATAGAAGCACAGTTAAAAATATGATCCCTCATCTAAAACTTCTGGATGATGTTCCTGCTGACCAGCTCAATCCCACGTCCCCAAGGACACCTAGCCATGACTGGCAGATGGTAAAGGACTACATTAAAGACAACGTTGGGAGGCAGGTGAATGCTGCACTGG GCCTCGGAACTACACAGAAAAATACCAATGCAAGGCCAAGCACAGCCCAGCCAACTCTCTTGAGAAGACCTTTCTCAACAGCAAGACCAACAAGTGCCGGAAGACCTGCCACCAGTTTCCAGGGATCTGGGAGGGATCCATTAGCAGAACACACTGAAGATGGCACAGCGGAAGATGAAGCTAGTGACTTAACCCATG GAGTTGGCAGAGTCCTATGTGGAAACCCTATCAAGGCCCTCCGTGCAAGGAAGGCGAAGTTAGGA CCCCTGGGAAACAAACCTAAAAATACATGTGAGCCTGATGTGGCTTTGGACAAAGATCGTGATGATGTGTTTGCAGAACTAAGAGCCTGGAGAGAAAAGCAcaatgt ACTTTTGCAACGGATTCAGGAACAGCGTGCACCGCAGGTTTTGACAATCAACCACAGCGATGAAGAAGGTAGTCATAGCATTTGTTCCAGCAGCGATGATGAATTAAGTGAACCATGGGACTTGGGTTGCCTTGTAAGGGTGACTCCAGAAATTTCAAGTCCCTCTTCCCAGTCACTTACAG GCTGCTTGAATCCTGAAGAAATGCCTTTGCAAGATGCCCATTGTGTGCCATCTCCTCCAATTACTCCATGCCCACCAGAAAGTTTCAATCACAGACAAAACAAGAGATCAGATATACGAGCAAGACGTTTCAGAAAAGAAGCCAACCAGAGTGGAACAAATACGACCAGGAAGATGACTGCAAGTGCATGCGTTGGAGATGAAGCCTTTCCACTGACAGAGTTTGAAGGAAACTATTTAAAGATCCAAGCAGACCCAAAAtcacatgaagaaaaaaataaagagctgAACAGAAGGATTTTTTATAGACCTCCAAATGacag ATCTTCACGTGACAGTAACTCTCCCAACCGACCTCCCTCTCACCAGCCGGTTATCCGCTCTTCCACAAAAACACCAGAGAAACCTTCTCCACCCCGCGCTATTACAACAAAGGAAACATTACAGAGGTTACCAAATCGTCCTGTTATCCTGCCAAGAAAtaagaacatataa